From the Mycobacterium sp. 155 genome, the window TCACCACGCCGGTCGCGGGGCGGCAGAAGATCTTGACGAAGCCGTGCTGCAGGCTGGACATCTTGGCTCGGGCGTTGGTGTTCAGCGGCAGGGTCAAGGTGCGGGCCGGCACCGAACCGTCGTCGATCTTGGCCTGTGGAACCCCCACCGCAGCGATCTCCGGCCGGGTGAACACCGCGGCGGCGACCGTGCGCAGCCGGATCGGCGCGACCGCCTCGCCCAGTGCGTGGTACATCGCGATGCGGCCCTGCATGGCCGCCACCGAGGCCAGTGGCAGCAGGCCGGTGCAGTCCCCGGCCGCGTAGATACCCGGCACCGTGGTTCGTGACACCCGATCGACGGTGAGGTACTTACCCGGGCCCAGTTCGATGCCGACACGGTCCAAGCCGAGCCCACTGGTGTTGGGCACGGAACCGACCGTCATCAGCGCGTGACTGCCCTCGACAGTGCGCCCGTCGGCCATGGTCACCCGGACGCCGATGGCGGTGCGGGTAACGGATTCGGCCCGGGCGTTCTTGACCAGAGTGACCCCACGCTCGGAAAACACGTCCTCGAGCACAGCCGCCGCGTCGGAGTCCTCGTGCGGCAGGATCTGGTCGCGGCTGGCCACCACGGTCACCGTGACACCGAGTTCGGTGTAGGCGTTGACGAACTCGGCGCCCGTGACGCCGGAACCGACCACGATGAGGTGCTCGGGCAGGGTTTGCAGGTCGTAGAGCTGACGCCAGTTGAGAATGCGTTCGCCGTCCGGCACGGCACTCGGCAACACGCGTGGGCTCGCACCCGTCGCGATCAACACCACGTCGGCGATCAACTGA encodes:
- a CDS encoding NAD(P)H-quinone dehydrogenase, translating into MATRIVIIGGGPAGYEAALVAAARGPHVTVVDSDGIGGACVLWDCVPSKTFIASTGVRTELRHAPDLGYSLDLEQAKTSLTKINARVKTLAAAQSVDIAQRLRSEGIDVVEGRGELIDDSPGMAQHRIRVTGADGTVSQLIADVVLIATGASPRVLPSAVPDGERILNWRQLYDLQTLPEHLIVVGSGVTGAEFVNAYTELGVTVTVVASRDQILPHEDSDAAAVLEDVFSERGVTLVKNARAESVTRTAIGVRVTMADGRTVEGSHALMTVGSVPNTSGLGLDRVGIELGPGKYLTVDRVSRTTVPGIYAAGDCTGLLPLASVAAMQGRIAMYHALGEAVAPIRLRTVAAAVFTRPEIAAVGVPQAKIDDGSVPARTLTLPLNTNARAKMSSLQHGFVKIFCRPATGVVIGGVVVAPIASELILPIALAVQNGIPVAELAQTFSVYPSLSGSITEAARQLMRHDDLD